The Plectropomus leopardus isolate mb chromosome 15, YSFRI_Pleo_2.0, whole genome shotgun sequence genome has a segment encoding these proteins:
- the znf503 gene encoding zinc finger protein 503 translates to MITSPSASALKNSDICVAWESSSSRNSSSASINKPFLHSAPPSDPLRQANRLPIKVLKMLTARSGHILHPEYLQPLPSTPISPIELDAKKSPLALLAQTCSQIGKPDPPPTSKLSSVTSNGSSEKESKSGPLKLSDIGVDDKSSFKPYSKPSDKKDSSSGVSSGEKSGFRVPSATCQPFTPRTGSPNSSTSASPMPSDGKCGERDEKKESDCNKNGTTDGSGTTSHSRISVSCGGINVEVNQHQETTPGTKTTSSSESSSVTSVSSASVLGSGLVAPVSPYKPGQTVFPLPPAGMTYPGSLAGAYAGYPQHFLPHGGSLVNAQLASSLGCSKAGSSPLAGASPPSIMSASLCRDPYCLSYHCASHLAGAASASCTHDSAAAAAANALKSSYPLMYPTHPMHGVHSSAPSFSGHPLYPYGFMLPNDPLPHVCNWVSANGPCDKRFSSSEELLNHLRTHTAFTGAEKLISGYPGSSSLASAAAAAMACHMHMPPSGAPGSPGTLALRSPHHALGLSSRYHPYSKSPLPTPGAPVPVPAATGPYYSPYALYGQRLTTASALGYQ, encoded by the exons ATGATCACGTCGCCCTCGGCGTCTGCCCTGAAAAATAGTGATATTTGTGTAGCCTGGGAAAGCAGCAGTTCTCGGAATAGCAGCTCGGCGAGCATCAACAAGCCTTTTCTCCACTCCGCACCCCCGTCTGATCCACTACGGCAAGCTAACCGACTTCCCATCAAGGTTTTGAAAATGCTTACCGCACGGTCGGGACACATTTTGCACCCGGAGTATCTGCAGCCTTTGCCTTCTACCCCGATTAGTCCCATAGAG CTAGATGCCAAGAAAAGTCCGTTGGCTCTGCTGGCGCAGACCTGCTCTCAAATCGGCAAACCGGACCCACCACCCACCTCCAAATTATCCTCCGTAACATCAAATGGATCTAGTGAGAAGGAATCTAAATCCGGTCCTTTAAAATTGAGCGACATCGGTGTGGATGACAAATCTAGCTTCAAACCTTATTCTAAACCTTCAGATAAGAAGGACTCGTCCTCGGGCGTCTCAAGCGGAGAGAAGTCTGGTTTCCGAGTGCCGAGCGCCACCTGCCAGCCGTTCACGCCGCGGACAGGCAGCCCCAACTCCAGCACTTCTGCCTCTCCCATGCCATCCGATGGGAAATGTGGGGAACGGGATGAAAAGAAAGAGTCTGATTGTAACAAAAATGGCACTACGGACGGGTCTGGCACCACGAGCCACAGCAGGATAAGCGTGAGTTGTGGTGGAATTAACGTGGAggtcaaccaacaccaggagaCGACGCCTGGCACTAAAACCACCTCCTCCTCGGAGTCCTCATCTGTAACTTCTGTATCCTCCGCATCCGTTCTCGGGTCAGGACTTGTGGCGCCTGTTTCTCCATACAAACCGGGACAGACAGTTTTCCCTTTGCCTCCTGCCGGTATGACCTACCCAGGCAGCTTGGCTGGGGCCTATGCTGGTTACCCTCAGCACTTCCTGCCCCACGGAGGGAGCTTGGTAAACGCACAGCTGGCCAGTTCTCTGGGCTGCAGTAAGGCCGGATCCAGCCCTTTGGCTGGGGCTTCTCCACCGTCCATCATGTCAGCCAGCCTGTGCAGAGACCCTTACTGCCTCAGTTACCATTGTGCCAGTCACTTAGCGGGCGCAGCCAGTGCGTCCTGCACGCAcgactctgcagctgcagcggcCGCTAACGCCCTCAAATCCAGCTACCCACTAATGTACCCGACACACCCCATGCACGGCGTCCATTCCTCGGCGCCATCGTTTAGCGGACACCCTCTGTACCCATACGGTTTCATGCTCCCCAACGACCCTCTCCCACATGTTTGTAACTGGGTATCGGCAAATGGACCGTGCGACAAGCGTTTCTCCTCCTCAGAAGAGCTCCTGAATCACCTGAGGACTCACACTGCTTTTACTGGGGCGGAGAAGTTGATATCTGGTTATCCCGGGTCTTCATCACTGGCCAGCGCTGCAGCAGCGGCCATGGCCTGCCATATGCACATGCCACCGTCAGGTGCCCCCGGGAGTCCTGGAACTTTGGCTCTCAGGAGTCCGCATCACGCGTTAGGACTCAGCAGCCGCTACCATCCGTACTCCAAAAGCCCCCTGCCAACCCCCGGTGCCCCTGTTCCCGTCCCCGCCGCCACCGGTCCTTACTACTCCCCTTATGCACTGTACGGCCAGAGACTCACCACAGCATCAGCGCTTGGATAccagtga